A stretch of Rhododendron vialii isolate Sample 1 chromosome 4a, ASM3025357v1 DNA encodes these proteins:
- the LOC131322621 gene encoding uncharacterized protein LOC131322621 encodes MKKQTLLAWGVAILCFVVLMIVTPAIPQSKAYHDFADKREFFGIPNTLNVVSNFPFLVIGLLGLILCFHRNYFWLRLQGEVWGWSIFFIGVAAVAIGSSYYHLKPNDARLVWDRLPMTIAFTSIMAIFIIERINEQKGTVSIIPLLLAGVISILYWWFFNDLRPYALIQFVPCIAIPLMAILLPPMYTHSAYWLWAAGFYLLAKVEEAADKHIYTWTHHIVSGHTLKHLCAAMVPVLLALMLAKRSNEAERQSLLETWKVSWTRFRGNEVESYTCTYSDVPVEESP; translated from the exons atgaagaaaCAGACACTGTTGGCATGGGGAGTGGCGATTCTGTGCTTTGTAGTCCTCATGATCGTCACACCGGCGATTCCCCAGTCGAAAGCGTATCACGATTTTGCTGACAAACGTGAATTCTTTG GTATACCAAATACACTGAATGTGGTTTCCAATTTCCCATTCCTTGTAATTGGTCTCCTGGGGCTCATACTTTGCTTTCACAGGAACTATTTTTGGCTGAG GCTGCAGGGTGAGGTTTGGggttggtcaatttttttcattggtGTTGCTGCTGTTGCTATTGGGTCATCTTATTATCATCTCAAGCCAAATGATGCTCGTCTCGTGTGGGATCGCTTGCCG ATGACCATTGCATTCACGTCAATCATGGCAATCTTTATAATTGAAAGAATCAACGAGCAAAAGGGAACAGTGTCCATAATTCCCCTCCTCTTGGCAGGTGTCATCAGCATATTGTACTGGTG GTTTTTTAATGATCTCCGTCCATATGCTCTGATTCAGTTTGTTCCTTGCATTGCAATTCCATTGATGGCTATCTTGTTGCCTCCAATGTACACACATTCTGCATACTGGCTTTGGGCTGCGG GTTTTTATCTTTTAGCTAAGGTGGAAGAAGCTGCagataaacatatatatacatggaCACACCATATTGTCAGTGGGCACACTCTTAAGCATTTGTGTGCAGCAATGGTTCCAGTCTTGTTGGCACTTATGCTTGCAAAGAGGAGCAATGAAGCAGAAAG GCAAAGTTTGCTGGAGACATGGAAAGTTTCCTGGACCAGATTTAGAGGGAATGAAGTGGAGAGTTACACATGTACTTACTCAGATGTCCCTGTGGAGGAATCTCCTTAA